The DNA window GTATTCCTATCCGAGCACTCGGCATTCATATTGATATTACCGAAAAAAAAGAAACGGAAAAGATCTTAGAAGAAAAAGAAAGGACCTTAGATCTTGCAGTCCAAGGTGCCAACCTAGGTATATGGGATTATAATATCGTAACAAACGAACATCACGTAGATGAGAACTGGCTGAAAATGATAGGCTATCAGCCCGGTGAAGTAACTCCTACTTACGAATTCTGGAATGAAAGCCTTCATCCGGAAGATAGGGATAACACAAACGCAGCCTGGCAAAATTACGCGAAAGGAGAATTGTCCTCCTACTCCACAGCATTTCGTTTAAAATGCAAAGATGGATCTTATAAATGGATCCTGACCAGGGGAAAAATATCAGAGAGAGATCTAGACGGGAATCCGATCAGAATAATCGGAATCCATATTGATATTTCTGAACAGAAGCAGATAGAAGACGAATTAAGAGAAACAAAACTTTTCTTAGACAGAGCCCAAAAGACTGCAAAAATAGGGAGTTGGGAATACGATATACCCTCCGGCAATATGACTGCGTCCGAAGGTCTTTATCAAATTTTAGAAACAAATGATAGAATGCTTGTCCCTACATTCGATTATATGCATCCCGAGGATAGGGAAAGAGTAGAGGAACATTTCAAAAGATCGGTAATAGAAGGAATCTCCACTGAAATAGAATATAGGTCCATCACACCTTCTGGAAAAGAAAAAGTACTTTTAAACAAAACCGATTACATTAAAGACTCCGAAGGAAAAGTTCTCAAACTTTTAGGAACGGTCCAAGACATTACTGAAGAGATCAAAAGAAAAAAAGAAGAAGAAGACAAAAGAAATATAGAAAGACTCACTTCTTCCATTTCGACAGAATTGATCGATCAACCTATATTAGAAATTGAAGAAGCTATCTCTAACTCGATATTAAAGATCACTCAAACATTCAAAATGTCTAGGGGAAATTTAGTATTATATGATACTGAAAAATTAAGCAGAACCCTAATTTACGAGTTTATCGTTCCGGAAGCAAAAAACCAAGAAGCAAGCTGGCCCACGGAAAGCCAGATAGATCCAAATAATTTTCTCACTAAAAAGATCCTAGACGGGGAAATAGTTACGCTTCAATTAGAAGATTTTCCTGAATCGGATGCTCGAAACAAAATGCTCTCTCTGTCGATCCAATTTCTGATTGCGATCCCTCTTACCTTAGAAGGAAAAGTGGTTGGGGCTTTAGGAATGACTTCCGAAATTCCTTTACGTAAATTGGATATGAAATTCGAAGAATTCGAACTCGCAAGCTTAAAGGCGATCGGAGAAATTCTTACAAACGCAATTGAAAGAAAAAGAAAACACAGTGAACTCATCGCAGAACGTGACCTTCTCTCTGAGATCATGAAAACTTCAGTTGCGGCAATCACAGTATTAAGCCCTGAGGGGGAAATATTATACGCGAATTCTTCTGCGGAAAAAGTCCTTGGACTAAATTTAGATCAGATACAAAAAAGAAAATACAATGCTCCTGAATGGAAAACTACTTCAATTGATGGCGGAGAATGGACAGTAAACGATCAACCATTCATACGAGTACTTAACTCTGGACAACCTGTATATGATATTAGGCATGCAATAGAAGATGAATTCGGAAATAAAAAATTCTTATCCATCAACGGAGCTCCAATCAAAGATGCTTCCGGTAAGATCAAAAATTTAGTCTTCCTAGTAACAGATATTACCGAATCACTTCAGGCAGAAAGGGCCTTAAAGTTGAGCGAAGAAAGGCTGAGGCTTGCTTTAAACGCATCTAAAATGGGAACCTGGAGTTGGAATCTAAAAGACAGAACGGCTCATTGGTCTTCTGATACCGCTTCCATCTTTGGGATTGACCTGCAGGATTTCGATAATGCAACTTCAGTGTTCATGGATCTTGTCCATCCGGACGATCAAAATCTGATCCGAAAATCGGTAAAATCCAGTCTCCTAGGAAAAGAGAATGCAATCAATTTAGAATATAGGGTTTTCCATCCTGATGGTACCATTCATTGGTTAGAAGTCAAAGGCCAAGTATACCGTAACTCTAAAAAGGTTCCAGGAAGAATGGCAGGCATCGTTGCAGATATTACCGACAGAAAAAAATCGGAAGAAAAATTAAAAGCAAGTGAGGCAAGGTTCCAAACCTTCTATAGATTTGCAAACGAGGCGATTATTTTCTTAGATCCAAGGACAGAAGGTATCTTGGATACAAATCCGGCTTTTTTAAGGGTATTCGGCTTCAATCAAAAAGATATTCATTCTGTTTCTCCCGTATCCTTATTCACTCCTGATTCCTGGGCGACATTACATGCAAGGATACGTTCTTTCGAAAGTTCGGAAAACCTGGAATTGAGAGCGATACGATGGAACGGCCAAGTATTTTCTGCGATAGGAAGTGTTCACTTCTACACGGAAAGAGAGTCCTATGTGGCCGCGATCAGTCTTTTGGATACTTCTGCCATCCAAGAAGTGGAAGAATTAAAAGTGATCAATGACGAGATATCAGTCAGGAACAGGCTGATAGAGATGCAAAAGAATGAGTTATTAGAAACATTAGATAATCTTAAAAAAGCTCAGGCACAATTGATCCAGTCCGAAAAAATGGCTGCCCTTGGACAATTGATCGCGGGTGTAGCTCATGAGATCAATAATCCGATCGGAGCAGTCCAAGCATCTAACCAAAACTTACAAGAATGTCTAATACGTTTCCAGACCATTTTGCCCGACGTACAAAAGGTATTAACTGGAATGAATTCGGAACAAGTGGAATCCTTCCGGCAATTCTTGAGTCTGGTCCGCCAACCAAAAGACCAATTGGCAGGAATGGAAGAAAGAAACGCCAAGAAAAATATAGTATCTCAATTACAAGAATTGAATATTCCCTCTCCTTACGCGATCGCTGATGCTCTGACTGATATGGGATTTAGGGAATTACCTAAGATAGCTCTTCCATTCCTTATTTGTGAGAAGGCAAATATTCTATTGGAATATTCCACACTCGAAGCGTTCTTCTTCTCCAACACGAATACGATCCAGATTGCAGTGGATCGTGTCTCTAAGATCTTATACGCTTTAAAAAACTTCTCTCATTTCGACACCACTTCCGAAAAGATCCCGGCTTCTATTACGGAGAATATAGAAACAGTCCTCACTATCTACCAAAACCAGCTCAAAAAAGGTATCCAAATCTCAAAAGAATATGAGAATA is part of the Leptospira andrefontaineae genome and encodes:
- a CDS encoding PAS domain-containing protein, whose translation is MRSLIDYSPSAITIVNSDTGIFEVVNSTAEILFGYTREEFLKLGPAEISPEYQPDGKTSRASAYEKITLALQGETPVFKWDHCDKNKQIIPCEIHLVKIPGSTNLVRGNIIDLRKELAAEVLLKSREEQLDLVIKSADLGFWDWNIPKGIVIPNEKCAKILGYTLDEFETTSEFWTSRIHPDDLPLIQESLQEHVKGQAELLETDFRMLCKDGSWKWIRSRGKVWERDKDGIPIRALGIHIDITEKKETEKILEEKERTLDLAVQGANLGIWDYNIVTNEHHVDENWLKMIGYQPGEVTPTYEFWNESLHPEDRDNTNAAWQNYAKGELSSYSTAFRLKCKDGSYKWILTRGKISERDLDGNPIRIIGIHIDISEQKQIEDELRETKLFLDRAQKTAKIGSWEYDIPSGNMTASEGLYQILETNDRMLVPTFDYMHPEDRERVEEHFKRSVIEGISTEIEYRSITPSGKEKVLLNKTDYIKDSEGKVLKLLGTVQDITEEIKRKKEEEDKRNIERLTSSISTELIDQPILEIEEAISNSILKITQTFKMSRGNLVLYDTEKLSRTLIYEFIVPEAKNQEASWPTESQIDPNNFLTKKILDGEIVTLQLEDFPESDARNKMLSLSIQFLIAIPLTLEGKVVGALGMTSEIPLRKLDMKFEEFELASLKAIGEILTNAIERKRKHSELIAERDLLSEIMKTSVAAITVLSPEGEILYANSSAEKVLGLNLDQIQKRKYNAPEWKTTSIDGGEWTVNDQPFIRVLNSGQPVYDIRHAIEDEFGNKKFLSINGAPIKDASGKIKNLVFLVTDITESLQAERALKLSEERLRLALNASKMGTWSWNLKDRTAHWSSDTASIFGIDLQDFDNATSVFMDLVHPDDQNLIRKSVKSSLLGKENAINLEYRVFHPDGTIHWLEVKGQVYRNSKKVPGRMAGIVADITDRKKSEEKLKASEARFQTFYRFANEAIIFLDPRTEGILDTNPAFLRVFGFNQKDIHSVSPVSLFTPDSWATLHARIRSFESSENLELRAIRWNGQVFSAIGSVHFYTERESYVAAISLLDTSAIQEVEELKVINDEISVRNRLIEMQKNELLETLDNLKKAQAQLIQSEKMAALGQLIAGVAHEINNPIGAVQASNQNLQECLIRFQTILPDVQKVLTGMNSEQVESFRQFLSLVRQPKDQLAGMEERNAKKNIVSQLQELNIPSPYAIADALTDMGFRELPKIALPFLICEKANILLEYSTLEAFFFSNTNTIQIAVDRVSKILYALKNFSHFDTTSEKIPASITENIETVLTIYQNQLKKGIQISKEYENIPKTLCYPDDLIHVWTNLIYNSLQAMEFRGAIKIKAYQKAESVCVEITDNGPGIPENILDKIFQPFFTTKLPGEGSGLGLDIVKKIVEKHEGKIEVETRPGFTMFRILLPFIEVKV